The following proteins are co-located in the Natator depressus isolate rNatDep1 chromosome 4, rNatDep2.hap1, whole genome shotgun sequence genome:
- the C4H4orf54 gene encoding uncharacterized protein C4orf54 homolog, with translation MGLKTELQEQGYSLCQDGVGEACPPIAYYVASVLWHKEKQKNCHVLSLRFWVAGGRAAAAVLAATSVTNGIQTDSSQCQTNNCTQELRNKPLAAAAGTAAAATRARPGHSPGSTAATEQRRAKPRATLQETRACPPALQSRSHISACSLRPRPHADGMSMDALSQSPGEQSTSQKGGAGAKGCRTKRRPAEPGTAVTSKESTYVEIQDFPRGRDASPQTLKLTLAGSGGKVALLSPKSGACELSAVSSSESGKPASLARDSGPGASPGSPGRKGNEAEGCSAGFNSGGSNENTSPGLPHKPLSPSGCPEWSSSCPSPVNKTSAFPKTDDTVTEGKTSSSSFGYESDEDEDADCKASCLVNPRGGSRGASQPIYCGKNSPANEEAHYITTHEIQLSEVDHDMDFDFGLASRWDFEDNNVIYSFVDYASFGSDETLGDTQTEEDNSCYLSTTSDANNQTDSIENTSSTEIVSINSENDTPSTDKCASSEESQSKNPSHMSENPAAGHILLSIKPTSRAINELSNLPEKQSIIYAAKHEGDMSLRVSTAPERKASFKQDAIHDQAKKFIAVPARLQTRCGAIRAKEVGGYSSGASSAVSELDDADKEVRNLTARAFRSLAYPYFDTLNFSSRESSASLSDQALGINRWSTYLDLKCGNLGQKPEQNLFKSSAEPTGWHRSAGAKTCRDQFYIRSNKSQTKALEFVVSKLDGEITHVETPACFEKRIQSGSRVVTLLETLNFSSNINAGVPRAAKRPDHAAAAAGCADELPETLPREPGQEASKQTGLAAAEVPEGTPNKSKFASSLLKNVISKKMQREHEFKMERGEITDTSYTRLAASLPGKEQEGSAREKLKDGGIQRQNSRYSEGSSDYTIVTAEDPGEFSDSKSPTSKASTPRLDRPLSETRLEDVCEIKKSASEAIKATFLRSQNSAFRSWKEKEAEKKKEERAPIGKLQFSSAKCDWRADLGEISAGKSTKMSRLFVPNIQRTPKDKQPGTQVTQPSTATYAARAGTPVKPRAPEIKISLGSVQPSKDHPFDLAKLLTPKLAATAPTLFKAAEEPRGQPQKAFKADGLDKVPQFLVRDIRDNKPKVPGPIHQVRDVRKLIKSAYGHDSGDASSDRSSALSDQGSAEQKPRQLAIAGIPRALSPMVITCQAVSNSREDKRPGETGAKAPAGGKMLPATPEGTILVHRTSGRLPVATIAPNKSDPRLPAVLKIVSKASAPWRQQPPPPPPAPAPPERGKGADEEPREEPKAPPSRNALEKLTAAVRSMEELYSFSKHEWKRKSDPRPITDSHVLSLIASEERGGRAPAEERSPAPAAPERQPLPGSGPKPDKVSARAAAFESLARERPRPLPGPRGEAAAADRAPGPQPPRSSVFTVSSAQKAAAAAPAKLPAAASPLRSLKGQAGPAPRSLKLSPAPAAAAEEKGPGEAEKGAAGPDCGNYLAMPLKEPPAAGGGAPPPGPLSASAAAAALQPFSAAKSRGRLSPKQQPGPAAPPAAAPELPPAAIYHPPLPVAALHGAQPPPLLCFSPPSAAEPFPQTQRKVLLDPSTGQYYLVDTPVQQPLKKRLFDPETGQYVEVPVPMPPQPAVAPMPLPISPLALSPGAYGATYMIYPGFLPTTMLPANALQTQLSLPGGDVSAPAETSSPGAALGGGGEATFVESPYYIATGKSQPSAAPAQLRGAEGKPVISITSQQMGPRIIAPPSFDGTTMRFVVEHR, from the coding sequence CACAAGGAGAAACAGAAGAATTGCCATGTGCTTTCTCTTCGTTTCTGGGTGGCTGGGGGTCGGGCTGCAGCTGCTGTCCTTGCTGCTACTTCTGTTACCAATGGCATTCAGACGGACAGCTCTCAGTGCCAAACCAACAACTGTACACAGGAGCTCCGGAACAAGCCACTGGCAGCGGCCGCGGGAACAGCAGCCGCCGCCACCCGAGCCCGGCCGGGACACTCTCCCGGGTCCACCGCGGCCACGGAACAGCGAAGAGCGAAGCCGCGGGCGACCCTGCAAGAGACCCGTGCGTGCCCGCCGGCTTTGCAGTCCCGGAGCCATATCTCCGCCTGTTCCCTTCGCCCTCGGCCACATGCTGACGGCATGAGCATGGACGCCCTCTCACAATCGCCCGGCGAGCAAAGCACGAGCCAAAAGGGGGGAGCGGGAGCGAAGGGCTGCAGAACAAAGCGCCgccctgcagagccaggcacCGCCGTCACCTCCAAGGAATCGACCTATGTGGAGATTCAGGATTTCCCCCGAGGAAGGGACGCCAGCCCCCAGACCCTAAAGCTGACTTTGGCAGGGAGCGGAGGAAAAGTGGCCTTGCTCAGCCCTAAAAGCGGAGCTTGCGAGCTCAGCGCTGTTAGCAGCTCGGAAAGTGGAAAGCCAGCATCCCTGGCCCGTGACTCTGGACCAGGGGCCAGCCCGGGGTCCCCGGGGAGGAAGGGTAATGAAGCGGAGGGATGCAGCGCTGGCTTCAACTCAGGAGGGTCGAATGAAAACACTtcgcctggactcccccacaagCCGCTTTCCCCGAGCGGCTGCCCGGAGTGGTCCTCCTCTTGCCCATCGCCGGTGAACAAGACAAGCGCCTTCCCCAAAACGGATGACACCGTGACCGAGGGCaaaacctcctcttcttcctttgGGTACGAAAGTGACGAGGACGAGGACGCGGACTGCAAAGCAAGCTGCTTGGTTAACCCCAGAGGGGGCAGCCGGGGGGCTTCCCAGCCCATCTACTGCGGCAAGAACAGCCCTGCTAACGAGGAGGCGCATTACATTACCACGCACGAAATCCAGCTCAGCGAGGTGGACCACGACATGGACTTTGACTTTGGCCTGGCCTCCAGGTGGGACTTTGAAGACAACAATGTGATCTACTCCTTCGTGGATTACGCCTCCTTTGGGAGCGACGAGACCCTCGGGGACACGCAGACGGAGGAGGACAATAGCTGTTATCTCAGCACGACCAGCGATGCCAATAACCAGACGGACAGCATCGAGAATACCAGCAGTACGGAGATAGTCAGCATTAACTCTGAAAACGATACCcccagcacagacaaatgcgCCAGCTCGGAAGAAAGCCAGTCCAAGAACCCCAGCCACATGAGCGAGAACCCAGCTGCAGGCCACATTCTCCTATCAATCAAACCGACTTCCAGGGCTATAAATGAGCTTAGCAACCTGCCCGAGAAGCAAAGCATTATTTACGCTGCCAAGCATGAAGGCGACATGAGCCTCCGTGTCTCCACAGCTCCCGAACGCAAGGCCAGTTTCAAACAAGACGCGATTCATGACCAGGCAAAAAAATTTATTGCCGTCCCCGCGCGTTTGCAAACGCGGTGCGGAGCCATAAGGGCGAAGGAAGTGGGGGGATATTCCAGCGGTGCCTCCAGCGCGGTCAGCGAGCTGGATGATGCGGATAAAGAAGTGCGAAACCTGACGGCCCGAGCTTTCCGGAGCTTGGCTTACCCCTACTTTGACACGCTGAACTTCAGCTCCAGGGAGTCCTCCGCGTCCCTTTCGGACCAGGCGCTCGGGATCAACCGATGGTCCACTTATTTAGACCTGAAGTGCGGCAATCTCGGGCAGAAACCGGAGCAGAACCTGTTCAAGAGCAGCGCCGAACCCACCGGCTGGCACAGAAGCGCTGGGGCGAAGACATGCCGTGACCAGTTCTACATTCGCTCCAATAAATCGCAGACGAAAGCCCTAGAGTTCGTGGTCAGCAAGCTCGATGGGGAAATAACCCACGTGGAAACGCCAGCGTGCTTCGAGAAGCGGATCCAGTCGGGCTCCCGGGTTGTAACTTTGTTGGAGACGCTGAATTTTAGCAGCAATATCAATGCTGGTGTCCCCAGAGCTGCGAAACGTCCTGACCATGCTGCCGCTGCGGCAGGTTGCGCAGATGAGCTTCCAGAAACGCTGCCCAGGGAGCCGGGCCAGGAGGCTAGCAAACAAACCGGGCTGGCCGCGGCAGAAGTCCCGGAGGGCACCCCGAATAAATCGAAATTCGCCTCCAGCCTCCTCAAGAATGTCATCTCGAAGAAAATGCAGCGGGAGCACGAGTTCAAAATGGAGAGGGGGGAGATCACAGACACTTCGTACACCAGGCTGGCCGCGTCCTTGCCCGGCAAGGAGCAGGAGGGCTCGGCCAGGGAGAAGCTGAAAGACGGGGGCATACAGAGGCAGAACTCCAGGTATTCCGAGGGCAGCTCTGACTACACCATTGTGACAGCAGAGGACCCGGGGGAGTTTTCTGACAGCAAGTCGCCGACCTCCAAGGCGTCTACCCCTCGCCTAGACCGACCCCTTTCGGAAACGCGATTGGAGGACGTGTGTGAAATTAAGAAGAGCGCCTCGGAGGCCATCAAGGCGACCTTCCTCCGCAGCCAGAACAGCGCGTTCAGATCCTGGAAagagaaagaggcagagaagaagaaagaagagcGGGCTCCCATCGGGAAGCTTCAGTTCTCCTCCGCCAAATGCGACTGGCGGGCCGATCTGGGTGAGATCTCAGCCGGCAAGTCCACTAAAATGTCGCGTCTCTTCGTCCCAAACATTCAGCGCACCCCCAAGGACAAACAGCCTGGCACGCAGGTGACACAGCCCTCCACAGCCACCTACGCGGCTCGGGCGGGCACCCCCGTCAAGCCCAGAGCCCCCGAGATCAAGATCAGCCTAGGCAGCGTGCAGCCAAGCAAGGATCACCCCTTTGACCTCGCCAAGCTGCTCACCCCCAAACTAGCCGCTACCGCACCCACCCTTTTCAAGGCAGCGGAGGAGCCCCGAGGCCAGCCGCAGAAGGCATTCAAAGCGGACGGCCTGGACAAGGTGCCGCAATTCTTGGTGCGCGATATCAGAGACAACAAGCCGAAAGTCCCCGGCCCCATTCACCAGGTGAGGGACGTCAGGAAACTGATCAAGAGCGCCTACGGCCACGACTCGGGCGATGCCAGCAGCGACCGGAGCAGCGCGCTCTCCGATCAGGGCAGCGCGGAGCAGAAACCGAGGCAGCTGGCCATAGCGGGGATCCCCAGGGCTCTGTCTCCCATGGTGATCACCTGTCAGGCGGTCAGTAACAGCAGGGAGGACAAGAGGCCGGGCGAGACGGGGGCCAAAGCCCCAGCAGGGGGCAAGATGCTGCCTGCCACGCCGGAGGGGACAATCCTGGTGCACAGGACCTCGGGGAGGCTGCCGGTGGCCACCATCGCCCCCAACAAGAGCGACCCTCGCTTGCCCGCCGTGCTGAAGATCGTGTCCAAAGCCTCCGCCCCCTGGaggcagcagccgccgccgccgccccccgcgCCCGCCCCGCCTGAGAGGGGCAAGGGAGCGGACGAGGAGCCGCGGGAGGAGCCCAAGGCGCCGCCCAGCCGCAACGCGCTGGAGAAGCTGACGGCGGCGGTGCGCAGCATGGAGGAGCTGTACAGCTTCAGCAAGCACGAGTGGAAGCGCAAGAGCGACCCGCGGCCCATCACCGACAGCCACGTGCTCTCCCTCATCGCCAGCGAGGAGCGGGGCGGCCGGGCGCCCGCCGAGGAGAGGAGCCCGGCCCCGGCCGCCCCCGAGCGCCAGCCCCTCCCGGGCTCCGGCCCCAAGCCCGACAAGGTCTCGGCCAGGGCGGCCGCCTTCGAGAGCCTGGCGCGGGaacggccccgccccctgcccgggCCCCGCGGGGAGGCGGCCGCGGCGGACAGAGCCCCGGGCCCGCAGCCGCCGCGGAGCAGCGTCTTCACCGTCAGCTCCGCGCAGAAGGCGGCGGCGGCCGCCCCGGCCAAGCTCCCCGCCGCGGCCTCGCCGCTCCGCAGCCTGAAGGGCCAGGCCGGGCCGGCGCCGCGCTCCCTCAAGCTCTCCCcggcccccgccgccgccgccgaggAGAAGGGGCCCGGCGAGGCCGAGAAGGGCGCGGCCGGGCCCGACTGCGGGAACTACCTGGCCATGCCGCTCAAGGAGCCGCCGGCCGCGGGAGggggcgccccccccccgggcccgcTCTCGGCCTCGGCGGCCGCCGCCGCCCTGCAGCCCTTCAGCGCCGCCAAGAGCCGGGGCCGCCTCAGCCCCAAGCAGCAGCCCGGCCCCGCCGCACCGCCTGCGGCCGCCCCAGAGCTGCCGCCCGCCGCCATCTACCACCCGCCGCTGCCCGTGGCCGCCCTGCACGGGGCGCAGCCCCCGCCGCTGCTCTGCTTCTCGCCGCCCTCGGCCGCCGAGCCCTTCCCGCAGACGCAGCGCAAGGTGCTGCTGGACCCGAGCACGGGGCAGTACTACCTGGTGGACACGCCCGTGCAGCAGCCCCTCAAGAAGAGGCTCTTTGACCCCGAGACCGGGCAGTACGTGGAGGTGCCCGTGCCCATGCCCCCGCAGCCGGCCGTGGCCCCGATGCCGCTCCCCATCTCCCCGCTAGCGCTCAGCCCGGGGGCCTATGGGGCCACCTACATGATCTACCCGGGCTTCCTGCCCACCACCATGCTGCCAGCGAATGCCCTGCAGACCCAGCTCTCCCTCCCGGGCGGCGACGTCAGCGCCCCCGCCGAGACCAGCAGCCcaggggcagcgctggggggaggaggagaggccaCTTTTGTGGAAAGTCCTTATTATATCGCCACGGGTAAATCCCAGCCGTCAGCCGCCCCTGCCCAgctcaggggggcagaggggaagccgGTCATCAGCATCACATCCCAGCAAATGGGGCCAAGGATAATTGCCCCGCCCTCCTTTGATGGTACCACCATGAGGTTCGTGGTGGAGCACAGATGA